In Dromiciops gliroides isolate mDroGli1 chromosome X, mDroGli1.pri, whole genome shotgun sequence, the genomic window TCAAGGAAGTTATATGAGAGCCAGACTGATGGTCTTTGAATGCCAGGTGGAATGGGAGTTGGGGTTTCATCCCaagggcaatagagagccactcaGAGTTCTTGAgtggagagtgacatggtcagatctatgtttAGGATTCATATCGAATAatcctggggggggggatttATTGCTTcgatttgttttgctttcaattttgtgaCTCTGATTAGAATGTTGTAATCAAAAAGAAAAACGATTTGAATTCACTTGGGGGAGGGTAGCTTGGAGAGGCTGAAAGCAACCAGGAGGCCATTTGCAATAGTGCAGGCAAGAGGTGGGCAGGGTGGTGGAAACCAGGGGACGGccttgggatttaaaaaaaaaatcactgactcAATGAAACCCAGAAAGAAGCGGCCCTGTCGTTGTGACTGAAAGGGCGAAAGGGGTGGGTGGGATCATGATATCTGCCTTTCAGTGAGTTTGAGGCATCTGTGGGACATCAAGATGAACACTTGACAGGGCCTTGGGAGacacaggaaggaaacaagccaATTAGCAAGCACCTGGTATGCACCACGGAGTcagacaaccctgggagggaggaaggtggtGTTATTCTACATTTttccagctgaggaaattgaggcagacagatgaattgacttgcccagggtctcacagccatgtgtctgcggctggatttgagcACTGGGCCTACTGATTGCAGGTGCTGTGGTGCCTCCTAGATGCCACATGGGTTCAGTTGAGCTTAAGGATGgccaaggaagctgaggcccaaagTAGCTCATAACTGTGGCCTACTCTGTGTCTTCCCTAAGTAATtctggtgaccttgggcaagttaccttgCAGCCTCAGTTTGCCTTTCTACCAAATGGGTGTGATGCTAACTGTTGTTCTAACCTTCCAAAGGGCCAGTGAGTGGATGGCAGGTTTGGCACTGGATTGGGGGCAGGGCCTGGCTCCACAGGGTGACATGGGCAGAGCTGGTGCCCCCATTGCCCCTTCAATCGGATGGCCACGGTGCCCTACTGTGGCACTCACCTGAATACCTCTCATCCTTCCTAGCCTGGCGGTGCTCCTCCCGCTGACGGCTCAATTCCCAGCGAGACTGTTCCCGTAGGAGGCGCTGACGACTAGACTGGCCCACGTCTTCCCCGTCAAAGTGCTGCATGCTGGAGGGTCCATAGCAGGTGTCCAGGTTGCCTGCTTGGGCCAGCTTCTCCTTCTGCAGTCTCTCTGGGTCATACAGGTCGAAGTCTTGGCGATCCTGGGGCCGCTGCTCCCGATCTCGAAAGGCCTGGATCTGCTGAGATGCCTGCCGGGCACGCTGCACCTCCTCTCTCTCCAGCAGCTGGGCCACGAGGTCACACTGGACCCGGCTAGCATCTGCAAGGAGAGGGCTGCAGGTGGTCAGGGGCCCCAGGGCAGACCCTCCCTTTGCAGCTCTTTCGGGCTCTTACCAAAGGCTGCCTCGCGAGCCTTCTCCGCATCTGCCCGCCATCTCTGCTCTTGCACCTGGCTCCTCAGAGCTTCCACATCCACCTGCCACAGATCATGGGGTGATCCCACCCCACAACGTGCGTCACTATTGAATTCCCTGCTGCAACTTGGATGGGCCCTGTCCCACCCTCCCCTTGCTAGGCTGGGTTCCTTCCCTCCAGGGAGCTTTGGGCCTTGGacggaaggggagaaaggggcaaAGAATCACTGGAAATTGGAAGCCCAGCTTCTGGTCTGAGCTCCTCTACCACCTCACCATGGAACATCGGCCAAGCCccactctctaagcctcagtttccatctctcTAAAGTAAGGGGATCGAATTAGGTGCCAAACTGCTCCTGGGGGAAAGCACTCCTGGGCCTGTCACTAGTCCTTGGACCGATCCTAGGCCTGGCCCTATTTCTATTCCTAGTCCTGGACCTGGGCCTGGTCTTGGTTCTTCCTCACAGAGATGGGT contains:
- the RIBC1 gene encoding RIB43A-like with coiled-coils protein 1 isoform X3, which encodes MYKVDIQPEEKQAVAIEARRNREKQRQSRIFNVRNRVIGVDVEALRSQVQEQRWRADAEKAREAAFDASRVQCDLVAQLLEREEVQRARQASQQIQAFRDREQRPQDRQDFDLYDPERLQKEKLAQAGNLDTCYGPSSMQHFDGEDVGQSSRQRLLREQSRWELSRQREEHRQARKDERYSGLGGGRAATPSPAEGAGRQPH
- the RIBC1 gene encoding RIB43A-like with coiled-coils protein 1 isoform X2; the encoded protein is MYKVDIQPEEKQAVAIEARRNREKQRQSRIFNVRNRVIGVDVEALRSQVQEQRWRADAEKAREAAFDASRVQCDLVAQLLEREEVQRARQASQQIQAFRDREQRPQDRQDFDLYDPERLQKEKLAQAGNLDTCYGPSSMQHFDGEDVGQSSRQRLLREQSRWELSRQREEHRQARKDERYSELKVLGSRACLVHISIPSSKNPG